One Natronomonas gomsonensis genomic window, AAGGGAGTCCAGCGGGTCGGACTCGTCGAATCGGGTGGTGACGCGGGCGTCGAACTGCGTCCCCGAGGAGAAGGGGTGCGGTGCGGTGTCGATGCGGCCGTGTTCGAAGTCGTAGCCGAGCGTGTCAAGGGCCTCACGAGCGAGGTCCATCTGTTGGTCTTCGGGGAAGGTGCCGTCGACGCTGTAGAGGTCGGCATCGGAGTCGCGAATCTCGTCGATGAGGGGGACGAGGCGCTCCCGGAGGTTCTCGAGGACGCGTTCGGCGGTGTCGAGGTCGATGTACGGTTCGTAGTCCGCGAACAGCACCTCGTAGGGGTCGGCCGAGGCGTCGATGTGTTCGGCGTACTCGCGTTTGAGGTCGAGCAGGCGCTCGACGGTCGGCGCGAAGGCGTCCCAATCGTCGTCGGCTTTGGCCTCCTGCCAGACGGGGTGGGCGTCGCTCGTCGCCTCGCTGATTTCGGTGACGAGGTCGGTCGGAACGCGGGCCTTCCGCTCGTGTTGTCGTCGAATCTCGCGGACGACGGCGGCTTCCTCGGCGGGGAGGTCGGCATCATCGAGGGCATCGAGGTTTTCGGCCACGTCGTCGTCGACGAGGATGTCGTGGGCGACCGCCGAAATCGCACCGCGCTGTTTCGAGCGGGCGGGCGTCCCACCTTCGGGCATCATCACTTCCTGGTCCCAGCTCAGCACCATGTTCGCGTCGCCGAGATACGTCGCCCGCTGGTACTCCGCCAGCAGGTCGGCGTAGGCCTCGGGGACGCTCGATTGGTCCGTCGCCATGGCAAATACTGCGAGGCCCGGAGCCAAGAACCCACGGATACCGGACGAGTCGGTCAGCCGGTCACTCGCCGGCTTTTCGGCGCCACAGCACGTACAGGAGGATGAGGGCGCCTTCGATCCGCGCCGCGGTGTACACCCACGGCCGGAGTTCTACGTCGTCGTCTTCGGTCGCGAGGTTCATCCAGAAGTCGACGAGCGGTTTCGGAAACGCCACTTCGAGCAACCCGAGGAGTGCGAGGAGCAATCGGAATGCCATACGTGAGGATACGACACACACCGAAAAGAGCCTATCGCGAATTCTCACGCGGCGGGAGCGACTATTCGAGCGGCGTCTCCGCGACGCGTCGATACACCTCGGCGCATCGCTTGACTGCGGCCAGCGAGACGCTCTCGTCGGCGGTGTGGGCCTCTCCGGGTTCGGCCGCTCCACAGACGACGCAGGTGGTGCCCGCCCCGGCGAGCCAGCCAGCGTCGGTGGCGTGGGGTTTGACCACCTGCTCGGGCGACCCCGATTGGGCGGCATCGGCGGCATCGAGAACCGCCTCCGCGAAGTCGGCGTCGTCGCAGGCCATCGGCGGGAGGTCCTGCTCGACGGCCCAGGAGACGCCGTCGATTGATTCCACGTCACCGAGGGAAGCGCGCTTGCCGGGAACGGTTCGCTCGTCGACGGTGACGGCACAGCGCTCGGGGACGACGTTCCACGCGCTGCCACCGTCGATTTCGGTGACGACGACGCTGCCCTCCAGACGGTGGCCCAACACCTCGGTTTCGG contains:
- a CDS encoding carboxypeptidase M32 gives rise to the protein MATDQSSVPEAYADLLAEYQRATYLGDANMVLSWDQEVMMPEGGTPARSKQRGAISAVAHDILVDDDVAENLDALDDADLPAEEAAVVREIRRQHERKARVPTDLVTEISEATSDAHPVWQEAKADDDWDAFAPTVERLLDLKREYAEHIDASADPYEVLFADYEPYIDLDTAERVLENLRERLVPLIDEIRDSDADLYSVDGTFPEDQQMDLAREALDTLGYDFEHGRIDTAPHPFSSGTQFDARVTTRFDESDPLDSLGSTIHEFGHATYTQGLRQDAYGSPLGEHRGLTVHESQSRLWENHVGRTQPFWELFVTQFNEQYGTDLTARQAYEAANQVYEDNLIRVEADELTYHLHIILRFEIERDLLAGDLDVEEVPAVWNDKMEEYLGVRPDADGEGCLQDIHWSHGSFGYFPTYSLGSVLAAQLYDAAASDIGDLDSQVRSGEFDALHEWLTDNVHSHGQRYTTDDLIEEATGESFTADYFLEYAESKFGDLYEL